A genomic region of Pelodiscus sinensis isolate JC-2024 chromosome 1, ASM4963464v1, whole genome shotgun sequence contains the following coding sequences:
- the RBP5 gene encoding retinol-binding protein 5 isoform X2, translating to MPPNLTGYYRFVSQDNMDGYLRALDINVALRKLVCLLKPDKEIIHTGDHMTIRTITSLRNYIMDFDLGKEFEEDLGPVDGRKCQTVVSWEGDQLVCEQQGEKRNRGWRHWLEGDHLHLVRRSWLTPQRSA from the exons ATGCCTCCCAATCTGACCGGCTATTATCGATTCGTCTCCCAAGACAACATGGACGGTTACCTCCGGGCTTTAG ACATTAATGTGGCCCTGAGAAAACTGGTTTGCCTCCTGAAACCTGACAAGGAGATAATCCACACTGGAGATCACATGACCATCCGCACAATCACCTCACTGCGCAACTACATCATGGACTTTGACCTGGGGAAGGAGTTTGAAGAGGACCTGGGGCCAGTGGATGGACGCAAGTGCCAG ACAGTCGTCTCCTGGGAAGGGGATCAGTTGGTGTGTGAGCAGCAAGGAGAGAAGAGAAACCGGGGCTGGAGGCACTGGCTGGAGGGGGACCATCTGCATTTGGTGAGAAGGAGCTGGCTAACACCCCAGAGAAG CGCATGA
- the RBP5 gene encoding retinol-binding protein 5 isoform X1: MPPNLTGYYRFVSQDNMDGYLRALDINVALRKLVCLLKPDKEIIHTGDHMTIRTITSLRNYIMDFDLGKEFEEDLGPVDGRKCQTVVSWEGDQLVCEQQGEKRNRGWRHWLEGDHLHLRMTAEDEICVQIFQKVK, encoded by the exons ATGCCTCCCAATCTGACCGGCTATTATCGATTCGTCTCCCAAGACAACATGGACGGTTACCTCCGGGCTTTAG ACATTAATGTGGCCCTGAGAAAACTGGTTTGCCTCCTGAAACCTGACAAGGAGATAATCCACACTGGAGATCACATGACCATCCGCACAATCACCTCACTGCGCAACTACATCATGGACTTTGACCTGGGGAAGGAGTTTGAAGAGGACCTGGGGCCAGTGGATGGACGCAAGTGCCAG ACAGTCGTCTCCTGGGAAGGGGATCAGTTGGTGTGTGAGCAGCAAGGAGAGAAGAGAAACCGGGGCTGGAGGCACTGGCTGGAGGGGGACCATCTGCATTTG CGCATGACAGCAGAAGATGAGATTTGTGTACAGATCTTCCAGAAAGTGAAGTAA
- the C1R gene encoding complement C1r subcomponent — MLLPLLLWGSLLSGMVSSSPTPKKLFGEITSPRYPKPYPNNNISTWDITVPKGFVVKLNFWLFDLEPSESCLYDYVKITADKKDLGRYCGRQGSTTGNHPGAREFVSKGNRMRLKFHSDFSNEENGTVIPYKGFLAYYQAVDLDECASGNAIEEDEGPVCQHLCHNYVGGYLCSCRPGYQLQSDHHSCRVECSSELFTEAFGYLSSPEYPLPYPTQLRCNYSIRLERGLVITLKFLEPFDIDEHQQVHCPYDQLKIQAKGREIGEFCGKVSPGIIETNSNEVDVLFFSDESGFSRGWKIRYSSERIRCPRPVPRDRFTLIKDLQPLYHFRDYFIVSCQTGYSLMEDDQKLPSFTAVCQDDGTWHRPMPWCKIVNCGNPKNLTNGAFHYVREPGKNDYQAEVTYQCNQPYYRMVTHRGNGTYTCSAQGSWVDQGGQEEIPVCLPVCGKPDNPIVRIQRIIGGSTAPPGSFPWQAKVDISGLGGGALLGDRWILTAAHNILPKQVSPEERRSLEKVTEDAEVFLGHTKVDEIRKLGNRPIRKVFVHHTYNPDDENNFDGDIALIELMDPVTLGPDLLPVCLPDVSNSTFYSSGYMGYVSGFGVEKNILANQLKYVSLPMGSPKACAEWLQGKDVKKPMVFSENMFCAGSPTVRKDTCQGDSGSVFTVLDPESERWIATGIVSWGLVCGKSYGFYTKVINYLDWIKGIIEERR, encoded by the exons AT GCTCCTCCCGCTCCTCCTGTGGGGGTCTCTGCTCTCCGGAATGGTCAGTTCCAGCCCAACCCCAAAGAAGCTTTTTGGGGAGATCACATCCCCCCGTTACCCCAAGCCGTACCCCAACAACAACATCAGCACCTGGGACATCACCGTCCCCAAGGGCTTTGTGGTGAAGCTGAACTTCTGGCTCTTTGACCTGGAGCCCTCTGAGTCCTGCCTCTATGACTACGTGAAG ATCACAGCAGATAAGAAAGACCTGGGCCGGTACTGTGGCCGGCAAGGCTCAACCACAGGCAACCACCCGGGAGCCAGGGAGTTTGTGTCCAAAGGGAACCGCATGAGGCTGAAGTTCCACTCAGACTTCTCCAATGAGGAGAACGGCACCGTTATCCCCTACAAGGGCTTCCTGGCCTATTACCAAGCTGTGG ACCTGGATGAGTGTGCCTCTGGCAATGCTATTGAGGAAGATGAGGGGCCTGTGTGCCAGCATCTCTGTCACAACTACGTGGGTGGCTACCTCTGCTCCTGCCGCCCCGGTTACCAGCTGCAGAGCGACCACCACTCCTGCCGAG TGGAGTGCAGCAGTGAGCTGTTCACCGAGGCCTTTGGGTACCTGTCGAGCCCAGAATACCCTCTGCCCTACCCCACGCAGCTGCGCTGCAACTACAGCATCCGTCTGGAAAGGGGGCTGGTCATCACTCTCAAGTTCCTGGAGCCCTTCGATATTGATGAGCACCAGCAAGTGCACTGTCCCTATGACCAGCTCAAG ATCCAGGCCAAAGGGAGGGAGATCGGTGAGTTCTGTGGCAAGGTGTCTCCTGGCATCATTGAAACCAACAGCAATGAAGTGGATGTGCTGTTCTTCTCAGACGAGTCAGGGTTCAGCCGCGGGTGGAAGATCCGCTACAGCTCGGAGA GAATCCGGTGCCCCAGGCCTGTGCCACGGGACCGGTTCACCCTCATCAAAGACCTGCAGCCCCTGTACCATTTTCGTGACTACTTCATCGTCAGCTGCCAGACTGGGTACAGCCTGATGGAG GATGATCAGAAACTGCCATCCTTCACTGCTGTCTGCCAGGACGATGGGACTTGGCATCGACCCATGCCCTGGTGTAAAA TTGTGAATTGTGGTAACCCCAAAAATCTGACCAACGGGGCCTTCCATTATGTCAGGGAACCAGGGAAGAACGACTACCAGGCAGAGGTCACCTACCAGTGCAACCAGCCTTATTACCGCATGGTCACCCACAGAGGGAACG GTACATACACCTGCTCCgctcagggctcctgggtggACCAAGGCGGCCAGGAGGAAATCCCAGTGTGTTTGCCAG TGTGTGGGAAGCCAGACAATCCCATCGTGAGAATCCAGCGGATCATCGGTGGCAGCACCGCACCGCCGGGCAGCTTCCCATGGCAGGCGAAGGTGGACATCagtgggcttgggggtggggcgctgctgggtgaCCGCTGGATCCTGACAGCAGCTCACAACATCCTCCCCAAACAAGTCAGCCCAGAGGAAAGGAGGAGCCTTGAGAAGGTGACTGAGGACGCCGAAGTGTTCCTTGGCCACACAAAGGTGGATGAAATCCGCAAGCTGGGTAACCGGCCCATCCGCAAGGTGTTTGTGCATCACACCTACAACCCTGATGATGAGAACAACTTCGATGGGGACATTGCACTGATTGAGCTAATGGATCCAGTGACTCTGGGCCCTGACCTGCTGCCTGTCTGCCTCCCAGATGTTAGCAACAGCACCTTCTACTCCAGCGGATACATGGGCTACGTGAGCGGCTTTGGGGTGGAGAAAAACATTCTCGCAAATCAGCTGAAATACGTCTCACTGCCAATGGGTAGCCCGAAAGCCTGTGCAGAATGGCTGCAGGGAAAGGATGTAAAAAAGCCCATGGTGTTCTCTGAGAACATGTTCTGTGCTGGCTCTCCCACTGTGAGGAAAGACACTTGCCAGGGGGATAGTGGGAGCGTCTTCACTGTGCTGGATCCAGAGAGTGAGCGCTGGATAGCCACTGGGATCGTCTCCTGGGGCCTGGTCTGTGGCAAGAGCTATGGCTTCTACACCAAGGTCATCAACTACCTGGACTGGATCAAAGGGATAATAGAGGAGAGGCGCTGA